From Geotalea uraniireducens Rf4:
ACAGCAGTCCGATTTCTGAATCGGGAGCGATACGAACTACGTCTTTAAAGGCTGTCACAGCCGCGCTGTTGTCTTTTATCTTTAGATAAGCGAGGCCCAGATAATAATAAGCATTCGCATAGTCCTTCTGAATCTCTGCGGCCCTCTTGTATTCGCCGATAGCCATCTCTATCTTGTCGAGGGCAAAATAAACCCGCCCAAGGCTCATCCGCAATCGCGGGTCCCGCGGATAACTGACGAGCGCCGAACGAAATACGGAAAGGGCCTGCTGGTAATCACCCTTGCCGAAATAGGCAAGGCCCAGATTGATGGTGGCGGCATCCTGGTTCTGGTAGAAAATATCTTCCGTCACTATTTTAAGCTGTTGAATTGCGTCATCCCAGCGTTTCATTTCCAGGTAGTTGACGCCGAGGTTGTTTCTGACTTCGGAATAGACCGGCCGCAACTTGAGGGCCTTCAGATATTTCTGTTCGGCGACGTCAAACTTGTTCTTGCGGAAATAGACCATCCCCAGGTAATTGAGCAACTCGGGATCGTCAGGCACGATCTTCTCCGCCTCGGTAAATTCCACCAAGGCGCCGGTAATATTGTTCTCGCCGAGGTAGGACAACCCCATCTGGTAATGGTAGGATTCCTTTTTCCTGGCCTCTTCGCTCAGTGCACAAGCGGAAGTCAAACAAGCAGCCGTCAATAACAAACCGAGCAGAGAATATTTCATGTTTCCTTCTGCACCCTCACCTTGCACTACCCCAGCCAGGCAGTACCGGACGGGTGGATTGCGTTAATTTCTGGGAAAACTAGCAGATTTGCCGGCCGATGTCAATGTAACGCCCCATTTCCGGCCTTTGCCGGTCGGATCAGCCGGCCAGGCCTTCAAAATGGGTCATCTTTTTAAAACTTCTGTAGCGCGCTTCGATCTCTTTATAGTCAAGCCTCTTCAAACGGTTGAGGCTGAAATCCTCCACATTGAAGGAAGCCATGACACTGCCGAAGATGATCGCCTGGCGGATTCCTTCCTCGGACGTATCACCGCTATTGGCCAGATACCCCATGAAGCCGCCGGCAAAGGTGTCGCCTGCGCCGGTAGGATCGAACACCTCCTCAAGGGGATAGGCAGGCGCGGCAAAGATCGTCGAATCGGTAAACATCAGTACCCCGTATTCGCCCCGCTTGACAATGAGGGTCTTTGCCCCGAGGGAAAGGATTTTTTTCGCGGCCTTTACCAGATTTGCCTCTCCGGTGAACTGGCGGGCCTCCCCTTCATTGATGATAAGAATATCGACGCGCTCTATGACCTTTTTCAGCGCTTCCGGCTTCGACGATATCCAGAAGTTCATGGTGTCGCAGGCGATTACCCGCGGGTTCTGCACCTGGCTCAACACCTCCATCTGCAAG
This genomic window contains:
- a CDS encoding tetratricopeptide repeat protein is translated as MKYSLLGLLLTAACLTSACALSEEARKKESYHYQMGLSYLGENNITGALVEFTEAEKIVPDDPELLNYLGMVYFRKNKFDVAEQKYLKALKLRPVYSEVRNNLGVNYLEMKRWDDAIQQLKIVTEDIFYQNQDAATINLGLAYFGKGDYQQALSVFRSALVSYPRDPRLRMSLGRVYFALDKIEMAIGEYKRAAEIQKDYANAYYYLGLAYLKIKDNSAAVTAFKDVVRIAPDSEIGLLSREYLDMLK
- a CDS encoding PfkB family carbohydrate kinase, which encodes MGILVVGSVAFDSVETPFGKMDSILGGSATYFSTSASFFTDVSLVAVVGEDFPQEHVDFLKSRNIDLGGLARESGKTFHWKGKYGYDLNEAQTLETHLNVFENFKPVIPAEYRGADYLFLANIDPVLQMEVLSQVQNPRVIACDTMNFWISSKPEALKKVIERVDILIINEGEARQFTGEANLVKAAKKILSLGAKTLIVKRGEYGVLMFTDSTIFAAPAYPLEEVFDPTGAGDTFAGGFMGYLANSGDTSEEGIRQAIIFGSVMASFNVEDFSLNRLKRLDYKEIEARYRSFKKMTHFEGLAG